The following coding sequences are from one Paramormyrops kingsleyae isolate MSU_618 chromosome 21, PKINGS_0.4, whole genome shotgun sequence window:
- the itpa gene encoding inosine triphosphate pyrophosphatase, whose amino-acid sequence MAVPAGRSVIFVTGNAKKLEEVIQILGDKFPYKLISKKIDLPEYQGEPDEISIQKCQEAARQVDGPVMVEDTCLCFRALGGLPGPYIKWFLEKLKPEGLNKLLAGFEDKSAWALCTFAFCAGKEEPVQLFKGTTEGCIVEPRGPRDFGWDPCFQPDGYDKTYAELPKEVKNSISHRYRALAAMSQHFCQLNGTPEKKTTKRDE is encoded by the exons ATGGCGGTTCCTGCCGGGAGATCTGTTATTTTTGTTACTGGAAATGCCAAGAAGTTAGAGGAG GTCATTCAAATCTTGGGGGACAAATTCCCTTACAAACTAATATCGAAGAAGATCGACT tgcCAGAGTACCAGGGAGAACCAGATGAGATCTCCATACAGAAGTGTCAGGAGGCAGCTAGGCAG GTAGATGGGCCGGTTATGGTTGAAGACACCTGCCTCTGTTTCAGAGCCCTGGGTGGGCTTCCCGGACCATATAT AAAGTGGTTCCTGGAGAAGCTGAAACCAGAAG GGCTAAATAAACTCCTGGCAGGCTTCGAGGACAAATCGGCCTGGGCTCTGTGTACGTTTGCCTTCTGTGCCGGGAAAGAGGAACCTGTTCAGCTCTTCAAGGGCACAACAGAG GGCTGCATCGTGGAGCCCAGAGGACCCCGAGATTTTGGGTGGGACCCATGTTTCCAGCCAGATGGATACGACAAAAC CTACGCCGAACTCCCAAAGGAGGTGAAGAATTCGATCTCCCACCGCTACAGGGCATTGGCGGCCATGTCTCAGCACTTCTGCCAGCTCAATGGCACCCCAGAGAAGAAGACGACGAAACGTGACGAGTAG